Genomic segment of Candidatus Krumholzibacteriia bacterium:
GAATAGTCTACAATCTGGCGACGTGACGCGACGCGCGGCATTTTATTAACTTATTATATGGAAAGGCTTTACGTCCTCATCTGGACCGCCTTCCGGGGTGGCACCGGGCTTGCGGTTACCGGGCCGTGACCCACGCACGCACTATAATGACCAGGCCCCCGGCCCGGGCGATCGCCGCGGTCGTGCTGTTTGTGTTCGCATGGCCGACCGTGGCCGGTGCGGGGACGCCCTCGATCGAACCCGCGCCCCTCTCGTATTTCGTCGCGCAGGCGCGGTCGGCCAGCCCGTCGCTGCGCGCCGCCGACGCCCAGGCCCGCGCCGCCGCCGAACGCATCGGTGTGGCGCGTGGCTACCCGGATCCAAAACTGCTGTACGGCTACTACGTGACGCCGGACCCGATGCGCGGGCGCCAGGAGTTCATCCTCATGCAGGAGGTGCCGTTCTTCGGCAAGCGGGGGCTGCGCGGCGACGTTGCGGCCAGTGCCGCCGCGGCCAGCGCGCACGCCGCGGATGCGGTCGCGCTCGACATCGAGGCGGCCGTCAAGATGACCTTCTACGACTACGTCCGCCTGCAGGAAATCGCCCGCGTGCTGCAGGACGAGACGCTCCTGCTGGAACGTATGCGTTCCGCCATCCAGGCGCGCTACGCCGCCGAACGCGCCCAGCAGCAGGATGTGCTCAAGGTGACCCTTGCCATCTCGCAGCTCGACGACCAGACCACCCTCAACCACCGCGAACTGGCCACCGTACGCGCGCGCATGAACGAGCTGATCGGCCGCGATGCCGCCGAGCCGCTGCCGCCGCCCCGCTGGGACATTCCCGCCGCGGACACGGTACTCGCGCTGGCCGTGGCCGACACCGCCCTGGCCTACCGCCCGGAGATGGCCGCGGCGCGCGCGGAGATCCAAATGGCCGAACGCGCGCGGCGCCTGGCCGGGCGGGATTACTTTCCGGACTTCATGCTCGGCGTGATGTTCGAATTTGGCGGCAACGAGGGCGCAGACAACATGTGGGAGCTGATGGCCGGCATCAACCTGCCCATCTGGATCG
This window contains:
- a CDS encoding TolC family protein, with the protein product MTRPPARAIAAVVLFVFAWPTVAGAGTPSIEPAPLSYFVAQARSASPSLRAADAQARAAAERIGVARGYPDPKLLYGYYVTPDPMRGRQEFILMQEVPFFGKRGLRGDVAASAAAASAHAADAVALDIEAAVKMTFYDYVRLQEIARVLQDETLLLERMRSAIQARYAAERAQQQDVLKVTLAISQLDDQTTLNHRELATVRARMNELIGRDAAEPLPPPRWDIPAADTVLALAVADTALAYRPEMAAARAEIQMAERARRLAGRDYFPDFMLGVMFEFGGNEGADNMWELMAGINLPIWIGKRRAAVREAEAMQRGAEHRFDAEALRVRREVQEAVERVRAAEERRVRFETVILPQAQQTFESSEAGYRAARVDFLDYLDSERTLLSIRREYYEVIADLGIQLAALERALALNAVPRAE